A window from Centropristis striata isolate RG_2023a ecotype Rhode Island chromosome 2, C.striata_1.0, whole genome shotgun sequence encodes these proteins:
- the LOC131993624 gene encoding nuclear factor of activated T-cells 5-like, whose amino-acid sequence MPSDFISLFSGDLDLNSPRSLYSKESAYDLLPRELQFPFFTQQSPKTMSQKSGGEAGPPPSAALASDAMSSSMTMDGPRSAFSTSSSPTMHSSASASDQNPVHGGSVDSEDARSSRVVPEVAGAEGGNGNGSRGGSELGAGRGLTPQEAQQHHQMTPSKRRTVLNISPPPQDLFDDSQMSCQDETSLDSEQSNSIWMEDSLSNFSIMSTVSYNDNTEVPRKSRKRTPRQRPGPKSARAGEASMDMFDADSAKGPHFVLSQLGPDSKTGSKGSSDDPQTTNQKGGTLSMQYPQKSEGKDLKILVQPETQHRARYLTEGSRGSVKDRTQQGFPTVKLEGVNEPVVLQVFVGNDTGRVKPHGFYQACRVTGRNTTACKEVDIDGTTVIEVSLDPSTSMTLAVDCVGILKLRNADVEARIGVAGSKKKSTRARLVFRVNIPRPDGSVLTLQTPSSPILCTQPAGVPEILKKSLHSCSVRGGEEVFIIGKNFLKDTKVIFQENVSDEKSWKAEAEIDMELFHQNHLIVKVPPYQNQAISSSVCVGIYVVTNAGRSHDVQPFTYTPDSAKEHVPVKTEAPSPVKTCSFDEQIKDGALMPSMLPLVKREDVTPMEVTSNLQSSGVFKPGDLCPAQQNPDMTAGHLNKNRQFSNNLSQPAGEPDKGPAPVFTNTEPLSTIQKQDIAAPSSFSVPADSLLQQGSQQFLLEPRDALGPERPGSGSGAVGRLCGEPAPPPQQQQQQQLPLFPPDEVAQLEEAVRQLKAKGYCLQSDNSMAKQQQQHMQHQQQIQKQQIQQQQQQQQQQQIQQQQLQQHQQQQQQQQQQQQQQVLENLQQQLFQSQIHMQQGPAQGVVPNQGTLFQQAQQQQQQQQQQQQQQQQAVLFQQASDLLSIQTNFLQQTPSHPSPPMFHNPSSLAETQDPQGALFQKASQEQVQAAIFQNTMTVLQSPDQRPSTPVLFLPQTSLPSQLTSSSAQQQQQQQQQQQQQLAFLNALQTPSPEPQSVFQAQTQLSPIQQRGPMEQQQPPQPQPHTQPAQQASLFQNISPHASANTLSPGQQQQQQQTGLLFCNNPLSSPEQTSSLLFSSQGQMPPLTSSSLVPQEPQNPSMLFSQASMVAVNQQDRSEPMALGNPSDPRQQVMFQEQQPMQLGSSSSSRQEQPVGLFMPQANMASLQGGLAAQELAQSAMFASQNGVASLQTTTSSPVQQPGTLFQSAVSGSINQPSQPQQPGLFLFGIENDCGQLMNTPGNTLSDQIIAISQSGQNQRESEAHIQSLLSQSLSQSGPVQNSMAASQNMEKIDDLLVSLQESGSNLTRSY is encoded by the exons AGTCAGCGTATGACCTTCTCCCCAGAGAGCTACAGTTTCCTTTCTTCACTCAGCAGAGCCCGAAAACCATGAGTCAAAAGAGCGGCGGAGAGGCCGGGCCTCCCCCTTCAGCTGCTCTTGCATCAG ATGCCATGTCCTCCTCTATGACCATGGACGGCCCCCGCAGTGCTTTTTCCACCTCTTCCAGCCCCACAATGCATTCCAGTGCCTCGGCCAGTGACCAGAACCCGGTTCACGGCGGCAGCGTCGACTCGGAGGACGccaggagcagcagagtggTTCCAGAGGTTGCCGGCGCAGAAGGTGGGAACGGCAACGGCAGCAGGGGCGGCAGCGAGCTGGGAGCGGGAAGAGGCCTGACGCCCCAGGAGGCCCAGCAGCACCACCAGATGACTCCTTCCAAGCGCCGCACGGTCCtgaacatctctcctcctcctcaagaCCTGTTCGACGACAGCCAGATGTCGTGCCAGGACGAGACGTCTCTGGACTCGGAGCAGAGCAACAGCATCTGGATGGAGGACTCTCTGTCCAACTTCAGCATCATGAGCACCGTGTCGTACAACGACAACACCGAGGTGCCGCGCAAGTCCCGCAAACGCACCCCTCGGCAAAGACCCGGGCCCAAGTCGGCCCGCGCCGGGGAAGCCAGCATGGACATGTTCGATGCAGACAGCGCCAAAGGGCCACACTTTGTCCTGTCGCAGCTCGGCCCCGACAGCAAGACGGGATCCAAAGGAAG CTCTGATGATCCTCAGACGACGAACCAGAAAGGAGGAACTCTTTCGATGCAATATCCACAGAAGAGCGAGGGGAAGGATCTGAAGATCCTCGTCCAGCCGGAGACGCAGCACCGAGCCCGCTACCTGACCGAAGGCAGCAGAGGGTCAGTGAAGGACCGCACTCAGCAGGGCTTCCCTACTGTAAAG CTTGAGGGGGTGAACGAGCCTGTTGTTCTGCAAGTGTTTGTGGGAAACGACACCGGGCGTGTGAAGCCTCACGGGTTCTACCAAGCCTGCAGGGTTACAGGCCGCAACACCACCGCCTGCAAAGAGGTGGACATCGATGGCACCACCGTCATCGAGGTGTCCCTCGATCCAAGCACCAGCATGACACTAGC GGTGGACTGTGTGGGGATCTTGAAGCTCCGTAATGCTGATGTGGAGGCTCGCATTGGTGTGGCTGGATCAAAGAAGAAGAGCACGCGGGCTCGGCTGGTGTTTCGGGTCAACATCCCCCGTCCAGATGGATCCGTGCTCACACTACAGACTCCCTCATCTCCAATTCTGTGTA CTCAGCCTGCAGGAGTTCCTGAGATCCTGAAGAAGTCACTCCACAGCTGTTCAGTGAGAGGTGGAGAGGAAGTCTTTATCATCGGGAAAAACTTTCTGAAAGACACCAAAGTCATATTTCAGGAGAATGTTTCTG ATGAGAAGTCGTGGAAGGCAGAGGCTGAGATCGACATGGAGCTCTTCCACCAG aaTCACTTGATCGTGAAGGTTCCTCCGTACCAGAACCAGGCCATCTCCTCTTCAGTGTGTGTGGGAATCTACGTGGTGACGAATGCTGGCAGATCCCACGATGTTCAGCCGTTCACCTACACTCCAGACTCAG CAAAAGAGCACGTTCCTGTGAAGACAGAGGCGCCTTCTCCGGTGAAGACTTGTTCATTTGATGAACAAATTAAAG atggagccttgatgccttCCATGTTGCCTTTAGTGAAGAGAGAAGACGTGACGCCGATGGAGGTCACCAGCAACCTCCAGTCTTCTGGTGTTTTTAAG cctGGTGATTTGTGTCCGGCCCAGCAGAACCCAGACATGACCGCCGGACAtctcaataaaaacagacaattctCCAACAACCTGTCTCAGCCTGCAGGAGAGCCAGATAAAGGCCCGGCTCCTGTTTTTACCAACACGGAGCCCTTAAGCACCATCCAGAAGCAGGACATCGCGGCCCCCAGCTCCTTCTCCGTGCCGGCCGACTCTCTGCTCCAGCAGGGGTCGCAGCAGTTCCTCCTGGAGCCCAGAGACGCTCTGGGGCCCGAGAGGCCCGGCAGTGGCTCCGGGGCTGTCGGGAGGCTGTGTGGAGaacctgcacctcctcctcagcagcagcagcagcagcaactgcCCCTGTTCCCTCCTGACGAAGTGGCCCAGCTGGAGGAGGCGGTGAGGCAACTTAAAGCCAAAGGCTACTGTCTTCAGTCTGATAACTCCATggccaaacagcagcagcaacacatgcAGCACCAACAGCAGATCCAAAAACAGCAGattcagcaacaacaacagcagcaacaacaacaacaaatccagcagcagcagcttcagcagcaccaacagcagcagcagcagcagcagcagcagcagcagcagcaggtcctgGAGAATTTACAGCAGCAGCTGTTTCAGTCTCAGATCCATATGCAGCAGGGCCCCGCACAGGGAGTCGTACCAAACCAGGGGACTCTCTTCCAACaggcccagcagcagcagcagcaacagcagcaacagcagcagcagcagcaacaagccGTTCTCTTCCAGCAGGCCAGTGACCTGCTGTCTATCCAGACCAACTTCCTGCAGCAGACGCCCTCTCACCCCTCTCCCCCCATGTTCCACAACCCCAGCTCTTTAGCTGAAACACAAGACCCTCAGGGGGCGCTGTTCCAGAAAGCGTCCCAGGAGCAGGTCCAGGCCGCCATCTTCCAGAACACCATGACCGTGCTGCAGTCTCCAGACCAGCGTCCCTCCACCCCggttctcttcctccctcagaccTCGCTGCCCTCTCAGCTCACCAGCAGCAGCGctcagcaacagcagcaacaacaacaacaacaacaacagcagctggcCTTCCTCAACGCTCTGCAGACTCCTTCCCCTGAGCCTCAGTCAGTGTTTCAGGCTCAGACTCAGCTCTCGCCCATCCAGCAGAGAGGCCccatggagcagcagcagcccccCCAGCCCCAGCCCCACACACAGCCGGCCCAGCAGGCCTCCCTGTTTCAGAACATCTCCCCACATGCGTCTGCTAACACTCTCTCTCcaggccagcagcagcagcagcagcagactggaTTACTGTTCTGCAACAACCCCCTGTCCAGCCCGGAGCAGACCTCCAGCCTGCTGTTCAGCAGCCAGGGCCAGATGCCCCCGCTCACCAGCAGCAGTCTGGTCCCCCAAGAGCCCCAGAACCCCTCCATGCTATTTTCCCAAGCCAGCATGGTGGCCGTGAACCAGCAGGACCGCTCGGAGCCCATGGCCCTGGGGAACCCCAGCGACCCACGGCAGCAGGTCATGTTCCAGGAGCAGCAGCCCATGCAGCTgggcagcagctccagcagccgGCAGGAGCAGCCGGTGGGCCTCTTCATGCCTCAGGCGAACATGGCGTCTCTGCAGGGGGGACTGGCCGCTCAGGAGCTCGCTCAGTCCGCCATGTTCGCCTCGCAGAACGGCGTGGCGAGCCTCCAGACGACCACCTCGTCCCCCGTTCAGCAGCCGGGGACTCTGTTCCAGAGCGCCGTGAGCGGGAGCATCAACCAGCCCAGCCAGCCGCAACAACCAGGACTCTTCCTGTTTGGGATCGAGAACG ACTGCGGCCAGCTGATGAACACTCCTGGGAACACTCTGTCGGATCAGATCATCGCCATCAGCCAGTCGGGTCAGAACCAAAGAGAGAGCGAGGCTCACATCCAGTCCCTGCTGAGCCAGTCCCTGTCTCAGTCCGGCCCGGTGCAGAACAGCATGGCCGCCTCTCAGAACATGGAGAAGATCGACGACCTGCTGGTCAGCCTGCAGGAGTCGGGCAGCAACCTGACCCGCTCATACTAA